The following proteins come from a genomic window of Nostoc sp. TCL26-01:
- a CDS encoding glycosyltransferase family 2 protein, with protein sequence MFSIYILTYNEEIDIAACIESAMLSDDIIVVDSCSSDRTLEIAHRYPIRVVEHAFESHGRQRTWMLESIPPKHEWVYILEADERMTPELFAECEQAIQNPDFIGYYVAERVIFMNQWIRRSTQYPRYQMRLFRHGKVWFTDYGHTEREVCNGATSFLKETYPHYTCSKGLSRWIEKHNRYSTDEAKETLHQLENGKVEWLDLFFGKSEVARRRALKDLSLRLPARPLLRFLYMYFILGGCLDGQAGMAWCTLQAFYEYLILLKAWEMKNIPTPSLEAQLVPNLQSNSESHHTTSETPKFSEGEKSIQNSK encoded by the coding sequence ATGTTCTCGATTTACATATTGACTTATAACGAAGAAATAGATATTGCTGCCTGTATTGAGTCGGCGATGCTATCGGATGATATTATTGTTGTCGATTCTTGTAGCAGCGATCGCACTTTGGAAATTGCCCATCGTTATCCCATCCGTGTTGTCGAACACGCTTTTGAAAGCCACGGCCGCCAACGCACTTGGATGCTAGAGTCGATCCCCCCTAAACATGAATGGGTATATATTCTCGAAGCAGATGAACGAATGACACCAGAATTGTTTGCTGAATGTGAACAAGCAATTCAAAATCCTGACTTCATCGGCTATTATGTCGCCGAACGGGTGATTTTTATGAATCAGTGGATTCGCCGTAGCACTCAATACCCCCGTTACCAAATGCGTCTGTTCCGTCACGGTAAGGTTTGGTTTACAGATTATGGTCACACTGAGAGAGAAGTTTGCAATGGGGCTACCAGTTTTTTGAAAGAAACCTATCCCCATTACACTTGTAGTAAGGGCTTAAGTCGCTGGATTGAAAAACACAACCGTTACTCGACTGATGAAGCGAAGGAGACTTTACACCAATTAGAAAATGGCAAGGTGGAATGGCTAGATTTGTTCTTCGGTAAATCAGAAGTTGCCAGAAGACGGGCGTTAAAAGACTTATCTTTGAGACTACCTGCTAGGCCATTACTACGTTTTTTATATATGTACTTTATTTTAGGTGGTTGCCTAGACGGGCAAGCAGGGATGGCATGGTGTACACTACAAGCTTTCTATGAGTATCTGATTTTGCTGAAAGCTTGGGAAATGAAAAATATTCCTACTCCTAGCCTAGAAGCACAGTTAGTTCCCAACCTACAAAGTAACTCAGAATCTCACCATACCACATCAGAAACCCCAAAATTCAGTGAGGGAGAGAAATCAATTCAAAATTCAAAATGA
- a CDS encoding DUF502 domain-containing protein — protein sequence MSTNNESSTILKKESRSLGIERLKQDLKNDLIAGLLVVIPLATTIWLTITIANWVIDFLTQVPKQLNPFDGLNPILVSILNLAVGFAVPLLSILVIGLMARNIAGRWLLDFGERLLQAIPLAGQVYKTLKQLLETLLKDSNGKFRRVILVEYPRRGIWAIAFVTGVMSSEIQSQMSRPMLSVFIPTTPNPTTGWYAVVPEDEVVNLSMSVEDAFKVIVSGGIVAPNPPLTTLKISPEHNLKTTTQKLKHPAISIEET from the coding sequence ATGAGTACCAATAACGAAAGTTCCACTATCCTGAAAAAAGAGAGTAGAAGTTTGGGGATTGAGCGCTTAAAACAAGACTTAAAAAATGACTTAATTGCTGGGTTGCTGGTAGTCATTCCGCTAGCGACAACAATTTGGTTGACAATTACCATCGCTAATTGGGTAATTGATTTTCTTACGCAAGTTCCCAAACAACTTAATCCCTTTGATGGACTAAATCCAATACTAGTAAGTATACTGAATTTAGCAGTGGGCTTTGCTGTACCACTACTAAGTATATTGGTAATTGGATTGATGGCGCGAAATATCGCTGGTAGGTGGTTGCTAGACTTTGGTGAGCGATTATTACAGGCGATTCCTTTAGCGGGACAGGTATATAAAACCCTCAAACAACTGTTAGAGACATTACTCAAAGATTCCAATGGGAAATTTCGCCGGGTGATTTTAGTCGAGTATCCGCGTCGAGGAATTTGGGCGATCGCCTTTGTTACAGGTGTGATGAGTAGCGAAATTCAATCCCAAATGTCTCGCCCGATGCTGAGTGTGTTTATTCCCACTACACCAAACCCAACTACAGGTTGGTATGCTGTGGTTCCCGAAGATGAAGTAGTCAACCTCTCTATGTCTGTAGAAGATGCCTTTAAAGTAATAGTCTCTGGCGGCATTGTTGCACCAAATCCACCTCTAACAACCTTGAAAATATCCCCAGAACATAATCTGAAAACAACAACCCAAAAGCTCAAACATCCAGCCATCTCCATCGAAGAAACCTAA
- the nusB gene encoding transcription antitermination factor NusB: MQDRKPQQIARELALLSLSQLPVNPKKLTEEHLPKLVLATVRTLRAEVQDTLDNAAAELQRSNDRLLTSQTRASDLNTARTMLQEAVAYTQTAINQLGAAVEFPELIQLANQDREVGRYAITLVKTVSEERRMIDEQISQALVDWQMTRLAQIDRDILRIAVAEMLFLNLPNSVAINEAVELAKRYSGDEGHRFINGVLRRVTEQKKAELIHNS, translated from the coding sequence ATGCAAGACCGTAAACCACAGCAGATTGCTCGTGAACTGGCTCTTTTAAGCCTGAGTCAGTTACCAGTAAACCCGAAAAAATTAACAGAAGAACACCTACCCAAGTTAGTTCTAGCTACAGTGCGTACCTTGAGAGCAGAAGTACAAGACACTCTGGATAATGCGGCGGCTGAACTACAACGCAGTAACGATCGCCTATTAACCAGTCAAACTCGTGCTTCCGATTTAAATACTGCTCGGACTATGCTGCAAGAAGCAGTTGCTTACACGCAAACAGCAATTAATCAGCTAGGTGCAGCAGTGGAATTTCCGGAATTAATTCAGTTGGCAAATCAGGATCGGGAAGTTGGCAGATATGCTATCACCCTTGTCAAAACAGTCAGCGAAGAGCGTCGGATGATTGATGAGCAAATTTCTCAAGCTCTAGTAGACTGGCAAATGACACGCCTAGCCCAAATTGACCGTGATATTTTACGCATCGCTGTGGCAGAAATGTTATTTTTAAATCTGCCCAACAGTGTGGCAATTAACGAAGCGGTAGAATTAGCTAAACGCTACAGTGGCGATGAAGGTCATCGATTTATCAACGGTGTACTGCGCCGAGTCACAGAACAAAAAAAGGCAGAATTGATTCATAATTCGTAA